The following coding sequences are from one Paenibacillus sp. JDR-2 window:
- the xseA gene encoding exodeoxyribonuclease VII large subunit gives MADQPRIYSIKDINRYIRMKLESDVLLSDVWLRGEISNFTHHSSGHMYFTLKDKDSRLKCIMFASHNQRLPFIPREGTKVMARGNVSVYERDGNYQFYVTAMQPDGIGSLYLAYEQLKSKLETEGLFAESRKRPIPRFPRAIGVITSPTGAAVRDIITTLQRRHPSIPIYVFPVLVQGTQAAPSIVKAIESMNRFGEVDVLIVGRGGGSLEELWAFNEEPVARSIAASQIPVISAVGHETDFTIADFVADLRAATPTAAAELAVPHIAELQQQLARQRQRLEQSLRMMVQGRKEQLQRVRRSPFFVHPRKYLLDQAQRLDRLQERLQHRTLRLTERGKAKLERLQSQLAGHHPGEQAAFAAKRLQGDVKRLEQAMVSSLKERRLQLQSAIRQLDALSPLKVMARGYSLVYDEQEKRLIKSIADVQPGDLVRVKVADGQLDCHVWSMKGEDGVESSGE, from the coding sequence ATGGCAGATCAACCTCGCATTTATTCGATAAAGGATATTAACCGGTACATCCGGATGAAGCTCGAGTCGGATGTCTTGCTCAGCGATGTATGGCTGAGGGGCGAGATTTCCAATTTTACTCACCACTCCAGCGGCCATATGTATTTTACGCTCAAGGATAAGGACAGCCGGCTAAAATGCATTATGTTTGCTTCACATAATCAACGGCTGCCGTTTATTCCGCGTGAAGGCACTAAAGTCATGGCCCGCGGGAATGTATCGGTCTATGAGCGTGACGGCAACTACCAGTTCTATGTGACGGCTATGCAGCCGGACGGAATTGGCAGCTTGTATCTTGCTTACGAACAGCTGAAATCAAAGCTGGAGACAGAAGGGTTGTTTGCCGAATCGCGCAAACGGCCCATTCCGCGTTTTCCCAGAGCTATAGGCGTAATTACTTCTCCTACCGGCGCGGCGGTCCGGGATATTATCACTACGTTGCAGCGCAGGCATCCTTCCATTCCTATTTATGTGTTTCCTGTGCTGGTCCAAGGGACGCAGGCGGCACCTTCTATTGTAAAAGCGATTGAATCGATGAACCGTTTTGGCGAAGTCGACGTATTAATTGTAGGCAGGGGCGGAGGTTCTTTGGAAGAACTTTGGGCATTTAACGAAGAACCTGTCGCAAGAAGCATTGCCGCATCGCAAATTCCGGTCATTAGCGCGGTTGGCCACGAGACGGATTTTACGATTGCGGATTTTGTCGCCGATCTTCGGGCGGCAACGCCAACTGCGGCCGCAGAGCTTGCAGTGCCGCATATAGCGGAGCTGCAGCAGCAGCTGGCAAGACAACGGCAACGGTTAGAGCAATCGCTCCGGATGATGGTGCAAGGCCGGAAAGAGCAGCTCCAGCGCGTCAGACGGTCGCCGTTTTTCGTGCATCCGCGCAAATATTTGCTGGATCAGGCACAGCGTCTGGACCGCCTGCAGGAACGTCTGCAGCATCGGACTCTCCGTTTAACCGAACGCGGGAAAGCAAAGCTTGAAAGACTTCAAAGCCAATTAGCCGGACATCATCCGGGAGAGCAGGCTGCTTTTGCGGCTAAGCGTCTGCAAGGTGATGTAAAGCGGCTTGAGCAGGCGATGGTATCCTCTCTTAAAGAGCGGCGTTTGCAGCTCCAAAGCGCAATTAGGCAGCTGGATGCGCTTAGTCCTCTCAAAGTAATGGCCAGAGGCTACAGCCTGGTCTACGACGAACAGGAGAAGCGACTGATTAAATCCATTGCAGATGTTCAGCCGGGTGATCTTGTAAGGGTGAAGGTAGCCGACGGACAGCTAGATTGTCATGTCTGGTCAATGAAAGGAGAAGATGGCGTTGAAAGCAGCGGCGAATAG
- the xseB gene encoding exodeoxyribonuclease VII small subunit encodes MALKAAANSELSFEEAMEQLEKIVERLESGDVPLETAIDLFQEGMKLSQLCGGKLEQVERKIEVLIETEQGFQKKAFAPMNEEKGE; translated from the coding sequence ATGGCGTTGAAAGCAGCGGCGAATAGTGAACTTAGTTTTGAGGAAGCAATGGAACAGCTGGAGAAAATCGTCGAACGGCTTGAAAGCGGCGACGTACCGCTCGAAACGGCAATTGATCTGTTCCAGGAAGGCATGAAGCTGTCGCAGCTGTGCGGCGGCAAGCTGGAGCAGGTTGAGCGCAAGATTGAAGTGCTGATTGAAACAGAGCAAGGTTTTCAGAAGAAGGCATTCGCTCCAATGAACGAGGAAAAAGGGGAATAA
- a CDS encoding polyprenyl synthetase family protein: MITDIKTYLHECAALVEKSLPEALPAEWNIPPQLRESMLYSLQAGGKRLRPALVLAAAEAVHGQAAAARHALPVACAIEYIHTYSLVHDDLPAMDNDDYRRGKLTNHKVFGEAMAILAGDALLTHAFHLIPKVARLGGISAEVALDIVEDLAMLAGARGMVGGQAADMQGEQGITSIEELEYIHLHKTSDLIVFSVTAGGRIGGASAEQLEALRHYGRNIGLAFQIQDDILDLIGDEKKLGKKTNSDVEQQKVTYPYLIGIDESKAQVKRLTREAKAAILEAQLDAPDKLLLIADYLVQRDY; encoded by the coding sequence TTGATTACAGATATCAAGACCTACTTGCATGAATGTGCTGCGCTTGTTGAAAAGTCGCTTCCCGAAGCGCTGCCCGCCGAATGGAATATCCCGCCGCAGCTCAGGGAATCCATGCTGTATTCCCTGCAGGCTGGAGGAAAACGGTTACGTCCGGCACTCGTTCTGGCTGCCGCAGAAGCCGTTCACGGCCAGGCAGCGGCTGCCCGCCACGCGCTTCCGGTTGCATGCGCAATTGAATATATTCACACCTATTCGTTGGTCCATGACGACCTGCCGGCCATGGACAATGATGATTACCGCCGCGGGAAACTGACGAATCATAAGGTATTCGGAGAAGCGATGGCGATTCTGGCGGGGGATGCCCTGCTGACGCACGCGTTTCACCTTATTCCGAAAGTAGCGCGCCTTGGCGGAATCAGCGCCGAAGTAGCTCTTGATATCGTGGAAGACCTTGCCATGCTTGCGGGAGCAAGAGGCATGGTTGGCGGTCAGGCGGCCGATATGCAGGGAGAGCAGGGAATCACCTCGATTGAGGAGCTTGAATATATTCATCTTCACAAGACGAGCGATTTGATCGTTTTCTCGGTAACGGCTGGCGGCCGCATCGGCGGCGCATCTGCGGAGCAGCTTGAAGCGCTGCGCCATTACGGGCGCAATATCGGTCTTGCCTTCCAGATTCAAGACGACATACTTGATCTGATCGGCGACGAGAAAAAGCTTGGCAAAAAAACAAACAGCGATGTTGAACAGCAAAAGGTGACGTACCCTTATCTAATTGGGATTGATGAGAGCAAAGCGCAAGTCAAACGATTAACTCGTGAAGCGAAGGCTGCCATTCTTGAAGCACAGCTGGATGCGCCGGATAAATTGCTGCTTATTGCCGATTACCTCGTCCAACGAGACTATTGA
- the dxs gene encoding 1-deoxy-D-xylulose-5-phosphate synthase — protein MLLDQINGPQDLKDLSMGELEQLAEEIRQFLIEKLSVTGGHLAPNLGVVELTLVLHYLFDSPKDKFLFDVGHQSYVHKVLTGRKDRFDTLRKYKGLCGFVKRAESEHDVWEAGHSSTSLSAAMGMAVARDLKGENNRVVAVIGDGALTGGMALEALNHIGDEKRKLIVVLNDNEMSIAPNVGAMHHYLSKIRTDRHYQKAKDELQHLLNKIPAIGGKLAKTAERFKDSLKYLLVSGILFEQFGFTYLGPVDGHDMDQMIELFKQADSIPGPVLVHVITVKGKGYSPAEADSFKWHGITPYKIESGQVVKAVGPPMYTDVFGNALIELAEKDKRIVAVTPAMPGGSGLLKFAERFPNRMIDVGIAEQHAATMSAALAMEGMKPVFAVYSTFLQRAYDQVVHDICRQNANVVFAIDRAGFVGPDGETHQGVYDIAFLRHVPNLVIMMPKDENELRRMMKTAIDYNEGPIAVRYPRINGLGVKMDEEMRPLAIGKWETLREGDSAVILAMGPMIQVAEEAADLLKRDGLNVQIVNARFIKPLDEEMLLSFASEGKHILVIEESSELGGFGSSVMEFYSLRGIYGMPIRIMGVPDIFVEHGSIKEQRVEVGLTGERAAMEIKNLLPSLQKRATGQ, from the coding sequence GTGCTGCTTGATCAAATTAACGGACCTCAAGACCTGAAAGATTTATCAATGGGAGAGCTGGAGCAGTTAGCCGAGGAAATTCGCCAGTTTCTTATTGAGAAGCTTTCCGTTACAGGTGGTCATCTCGCACCTAACCTGGGGGTTGTGGAGCTAACTCTCGTCCTCCATTATCTGTTTGACAGTCCGAAGGATAAGTTTCTTTTTGACGTAGGTCATCAATCGTATGTTCACAAAGTTTTGACCGGACGTAAAGACCGGTTTGATACATTGCGTAAATATAAAGGGCTGTGCGGCTTTGTTAAACGCGCGGAAAGCGAACATGACGTTTGGGAAGCCGGCCACAGCAGTACATCTCTGTCGGCTGCGATGGGCATGGCTGTGGCCCGTGATCTCAAGGGCGAGAATAACCGAGTAGTTGCTGTCATCGGCGACGGTGCCCTTACGGGCGGTATGGCACTTGAAGCGTTGAACCATATCGGCGATGAGAAGAGAAAGCTGATTGTCGTTCTGAATGACAACGAAATGTCGATTGCGCCAAACGTTGGTGCCATGCATCATTATTTGAGCAAAATCCGTACCGACCGCCATTACCAAAAAGCGAAGGATGAGCTTCAGCATTTGCTGAACAAAATTCCGGCCATCGGCGGCAAACTGGCGAAGACAGCCGAGCGTTTCAAGGACAGCTTGAAATATTTGCTTGTCAGCGGTATTTTGTTTGAACAGTTCGGCTTTACGTATCTTGGACCGGTAGACGGCCATGACATGGATCAGATGATTGAGCTTTTCAAGCAGGCTGATTCCATTCCTGGACCGGTTCTCGTACACGTTATTACGGTGAAGGGTAAAGGCTATTCGCCAGCGGAAGCGGATTCCTTCAAGTGGCATGGCATTACCCCGTATAAGATCGAGTCCGGTCAAGTCGTAAAAGCGGTTGGTCCGCCAATGTATACGGATGTATTCGGCAATGCCCTTATCGAGCTGGCTGAGAAGGATAAGCGGATTGTTGCCGTAACTCCCGCGATGCCGGGCGGATCCGGCTTGCTGAAGTTCGCTGAACGGTTCCCGAACCGCATGATCGACGTTGGTATTGCCGAACAGCATGCCGCCACGATGTCAGCGGCCCTCGCAATGGAAGGCATGAAGCCTGTATTCGCGGTTTACTCGACCTTCCTGCAGAGAGCCTATGATCAGGTCGTGCATGATATTTGCCGTCAGAACGCCAACGTGGTGTTTGCGATTGACCGCGCAGGCTTTGTAGGTCCGGACGGCGAGACGCATCAAGGCGTATATGACATTGCGTTCCTGCGCCATGTGCCAAACCTTGTCATTATGATGCCGAAGGACGAGAATGAACTTCGTCGCATGATGAAGACGGCTATTGATTATAATGAAGGACCAATTGCTGTCCGTTACCCGCGGATTAACGGCCTCGGCGTAAAGATGGACGAAGAGATGCGGCCGCTTGCGATCGGGAAATGGGAAACGCTTCGCGAAGGCGATTCCGCCGTTATCCTGGCGATGGGACCTATGATTCAAGTGGCTGAAGAAGCCGCGGATCTTCTGAAAAGAGACGGTCTCAATGTTCAAATCGTCAATGCGAGATTCATTAAGCCTCTTGATGAAGAGATGCTGCTGTCGTTTGCTTCGGAAGGCAAGCATATTCTTGTCATTGAAGAAAGCTCTGAGCTAGGCGGGTTCGGCAGTTCCGTAATGGAGTTCTACTCACTCCGTGGAATTTACGGCATGCCGATCCGGATTATGGGCGTTCCTGATATTTTCGTGGAGCATGGTTCCATTAAGGAGCAGCGCGTGGAAGTTGGCCTGACGGGAGAACGGGCGGCGATGGAGATTAAAAACCTGCTGCCAAGCCTCCAAAAACGCGCAACCGGACAGTAA
- a CDS encoding TlyA family RNA methyltransferase, whose product MTTTPKERIDVLLVERGFYESREKAKAAVMAGLVLVNNEPVDKGGMKVPREAEIKVKGAIHPYVSRGGLKLEKAIRSFDIDLSGRVMLDIGASTGGFTDCALQHGASFVYAIDVGYNQLDWSLRQDERVRVMERTNFRYAQPADLNGPPPTFASIDVSFISLKLILPALSGLLSVGSGIVALIKPQFEAGREKVGKSGVVREPSVHKEVLETVLKTASELGYKLQNLTFSPITGGEGNIEFLAYWTWENEPNGSTHDEEAIKDVVRQAGETFTVKQKH is encoded by the coding sequence ATGACGACAACACCTAAGGAAAGAATAGATGTATTGCTTGTGGAACGCGGGTTCTACGAGAGCAGGGAAAAAGCGAAGGCGGCTGTCATGGCCGGTCTGGTGCTGGTGAATAACGAGCCGGTAGACAAAGGCGGCATGAAGGTCCCGCGGGAAGCCGAGATCAAAGTGAAAGGCGCCATCCATCCTTATGTCAGCCGCGGCGGGCTTAAGCTGGAAAAGGCGATCCGTTCCTTCGATATCGACCTGAGCGGTAGGGTTATGCTGGACATCGGCGCCTCTACCGGCGGATTTACCGATTGTGCCTTGCAGCATGGCGCTTCGTTCGTATATGCCATTGACGTTGGCTATAACCAACTGGATTGGTCGCTCAGGCAGGATGAGCGGGTTCGCGTTATGGAGCGTACCAACTTCCGTTATGCGCAGCCAGCCGATCTGAACGGTCCTCCGCCTACCTTTGCCTCCATAGACGTATCCTTTATATCGCTCAAGCTGATTCTGCCGGCACTCAGCGGTCTGCTTAGCGTAGGCTCGGGAATCGTTGCCCTTATTAAGCCCCAATTCGAGGCGGGGCGTGAGAAGGTAGGCAAATCGGGCGTTGTCCGTGAGCCGAGCGTTCATAAGGAAGTGCTCGAGACGGTTCTGAAGACTGCATCAGAGCTTGGCTACAAGCTGCAAAACCTCACGTTCTCGCCGATTACGGGCGGAGAGGGCAACATCGAGTTTCTCGCCTACTGGACATGGGAGAATGAGCCGAACGGGTCAACCCATGACGAGGAAGCCATCAAGGACGTTGTCCGTCAGGCTGGCGAGACATTTACCGTAAAACAGAAACATTAA